One part of the Drosophila teissieri strain GT53w chromosome 3R, Prin_Dtei_1.1, whole genome shotgun sequence genome encodes these proteins:
- the LOC122622425 gene encoding calreticulin gives MMWCKTVIVLLATVGFISAEVYLKENFDNENWEDTWIYSKHPGKEFGKFVLTPGTFYNDAEADKGIQTSQDARFYAASRKFDGFSNEDKPLVVQFSVKHEQNIDCGGGYVKLFDCSLDQTDMHGESPYEIMFGPDICGPGTKKVHVIFSYKGKNHLISKDIRCKDDVYTHFYTLIVRPDNTYEVLIDNEKVESGNLEDDWDFLAPKKIKDPSATKPEDWDDKATIPDPDDKKPEDWDKPEHIPDPDATKPEDWDDEMDGEWEPPMIDNPEFKGEWQPKQLDNPNYKGAWEHPEIANPEYVPDDKLYLRKEICTLGFDLWQVKSGTIFDNVLITDDVELAAKVAAEVKNTQAGEKKVKEAQDEVQRKKDEEEAKKASDKDDEDEDDDDEEKDDESKQDKDQSEHDEL, from the exons ATGATGTGGTGCAAAACAGTGATAGTGTTGCTGGCGACAGTCGGCTTTATTAGTGCCGAGGTTTATCTGAAGGAGAATTTCGACAACG AAAACTGGGAGGATACGTGGATCTACAGCAAACATCCTGGCAAGGAGTTCGGAAAATTCGTCCTCACCCCCGGCACCTTCTACAACGATGCTGAGGCCGACAAAG GCATTCAGACCTCTCAGGATGCACGATTCTACGCAGCCAGCCGCAAGTTCGATGGCTTCTCCAACGAGGACAAGCCCCTCGTGGTGCAATTCTCCGTGAAGCACGAGCAGAACATCGACTGCGGCGGCGGCTATGTGAAGCTGTTCGATTGCTCCCTCGACCAGACCGACATGCACGGCGAGTCGCCGTACGAGATCATGTTCGGACCGGACATCTGTGGACCCGGCACCAAGAAGGTCCATGTGATCTTCAGCTACAAGGGCAAGAACCACCTAATCAGCAAAGACATCCGCTGCAAAGATGACGTGTACACCCACTTCTACACGCTGATTGTCCGGCCCGACAATACCTACGAGGTGCTCATCGACAACGAGAAGGTTGAGTCCGGCAACCTGGAGGACGACTGGGACTTCCTGGCCCCCAAGAAGATCAAGGATCCCTCTGCCACCAAGCCCGAGGACTGGGACGATAAG GCCACCATTCCCGATCCCGATGACAAGAAGCCCGAGGACTGGGACAAACCAGAGCACATTCCCGACCCAGATGCCACCAAGCCCGAGGATTGGGACGATGAGATGGACGGCGAGTGGGAGCCACCAATGATCGACAACCCTGAATTCAAGGGCGAGTGGCAGCCAAAGCAGCTGGACAACCCCAACTACAAGGGCGCCTGGGAGCATCCCGAGATCGCCAATCCCGAGTACGTGCCCGACGACAAGCTGTATCTGCGCAAGGAGATCTGCACCCTGGGCTTCGATCTCTGGCAGGTCAAGTCCGGTACCATCTTCGACAACGTCCTGATCACGGACGACGTGGAGCTGGCCGCCAAGGTTGCTGCCGAAGTCAAGAACACCCAGGCGGGCGAGAAGAAGGTGAAGGAGGCCCAGGATGAGGTGCAGCGCAAgaaggacgaggaggaggcgaAAAAGGCTTCCGACAAGgacgatgaggacgaggatgatgacgatgaggagAAGGATGATGAATCTAAGCAAGACAAAGATCAAAGCGAACACGACGAATTGTAA
- the LOC122620968 gene encoding zinc finger protein 664, translating to MEDLCRICGGHSRTLVGIFDEQEEEHFEGAVEANLAEMVRTCADVQLDPDDAMPQKICIACVHDARTAYGFKRRCEETYRKFYLAIIDGRVIKEEPNEEEFLVNENLYNDNLEAKEEVVEEIEQSDQTASKTTKSRVTSRAGRQLRSRKNKSIKCELCVKEFKHERNLLDHMKVHSNSHVCQSCGERFLFKADLDKHLCYRKSDSTVECSVCLKVFSSTQSLESHKCEDIQKHPPFQCPHCQQAFTREQNLKVHLLIHTDSKQGNGPHKCSYCQTGFFNKSALKVHIHAHMGERPHACPFCVSNFRSKQALKVHIRIHTGEKPYQCPHCPKTFSDNNNLAKHRRRHSDERPYKCSICQQDFREKHHLKRHFLGKHRDGDQEPQLK from the exons ATGGAGGACCTGTGTCGAATTTGTGGCGGCCACTCAAGAACCTTGGTGGGGATTTTCgacgagcaggaggaggaacATTTTGAAGGAGCCGTGGAAGCCAATCTCGCTGAGATGGTAAGGACATGTGCCGACGTCCAGTTGGATCCCGACGATGCCATGCCCCAAAAAATCTGCATCGCCTGTGTCCACGATGCACGAACTGCTTATGGATTCAAGCGAAGATGCGAGGAGACCTATAGGAAGTTCTATTTGGCGATAATTGATGGGCGGGTCATCAAGGAGGAGCCCAACGAGGAGGAATTTCTAGTCAATGAAAACCTTTACAACGACAATCTGGAAGCAAAGGAGGAGGTCGTCGAGGAAATTGAACAGTCAGATCAAACAGCTTCCAAAACGACCAAGTCCAGGGTGACCAGTAGAGCTGGCAGGCAGCTGAGAAGTAGAAAGAATAAGTCTATCAAGTGCGAGCTATGCGTCAAAGAGTTCAAGCACGAAAGAAACCTCCTGGACCACATGAA AGTTCACAGCAATTCCCACGTATGCCAAAGCTGCGGAGAGCGTTTTCTGTTCAAGGCCGACCTGGATAAGCACCTATGCTATCGCAAAAGCGATTCCACTGTTGAGTGCTCCGTATGCTTGAAGGTCTTCTCAAGTACCCAAAGCCTTGAAAGCCACAAATGCGAGGATATCCAGAAACATCCGCCCTTTCAGTGCCCTCATTGCCAGCAGGCCTTTACACGCGAACAGAACCTTAAGGTTCACCTGTTGATCCACACGGATTCAAAACAGGGGAACGGACCCCACAAATGCTCATACTGCCAGACGGGATTTTTCAACAAGTCGGCCCTCAAGGTGCACATCCACGCCCACATGGGCGAGCGGCCGCACGCCTGTCCCTTCTGCGTGTCCAACTTCCGTTCCAAGCAGGCCCTTAAGGTCCACATCCGCATACACACGGGTGAGAAACCCTACCAATGCCCCCACTGCCCCAAGACTTTTTCGGACAACAATAACCTGGCGAAGCACCGGCGACGCCACTCGGATGAACGGCCCTACAAGTGTTCTATCTGCCAGCAGGACTTTCGGGAGAAACACCATCTCAAGCGGCACTTTCTGGGCAAGCATCGGGATGGGGACCAAGAACCGCAGTTGAAGTGA
- the LOC122622426 gene encoding spermidine synthase isoform X2 yields the protein MISFLPLCAHPNPKKVLIVGGGDGGVAREVVKHPLVEEVHQVEIDDRVVELSKQYLPAMACGFANEKLKLTIGDGFDYMKKHKNEFDVIITDSSDPIGPAVSLFQESYYELMKHALKDDGIVCSQGGSFWLDLDYIKKTMSGCKEHFAKVSYAVTSVPSYPCGHIGFVMGSLNKEQDFATPKLGKSEIDALDLRYYSSEVHSAAFALPRWVQKHFYE from the coding sequence ATGATATCCTTCCTGCCCCTCTGCgcccatcccaatcccaagaAGGTCCTAATCGTgggcggtggcgatggcggCGTTGCTCGCGAAGTGGTCAAGCATCCACTGGTCGAGGAAGTGCATCAGGTGGAAATCGACGACCGTGTCGTCGAGCTGTCCAAACAATACCTCCCGGCGATGGCCTGTGGATTCGCAAACGAGAAGTTGAAGCTGACCATTGGCGATGGATTCGACTACATGAAGAAGCACAAGAACGAATTTGATGTCATCATCACCGACAGCTCGGACCCAATTGGTCCGGCAGTGAGCCTGTTCCAGGAAAGCTACTACGAGCTAATGAAACACGCCCTGAAGGACGACGGAATCGTGTGCTCCCAGGGTGGTAGCTTCTGGCTGGACCTGGACTACATAAAGAAGACAATGTCGGGCTGCAAGGAGCACTTCGCTAAGGTGTCCTATGCCGTCACCTCCGTTCCGTCCTATCCCTGCGGCCACATTGGCTTCGTCATGGGCTCCCTGAACAAGGAGCAGGACTTTGCTACTCCCAAACTTGGAAAGTCCGAAATCGATGCCTTAGATCTTAGGTACTACTCCTCAGAGGTTCATTCCGCCGCCTTTGCCTTGCCTCGATGGGTGCAGAAGCACTTTTACGAATGA
- the LOC122620111 gene encoding uncharacterized protein LOC122620111 isoform X1 codes for MAASNGSKSPMELDAAGCDEVDFIVATHNNNNDYEDLGSVSQAVINTKVAAAAATTAAATAAATNAAATTAAAAATCTAATPNNEPNSNTLKKAKERRTLFHFGSSSSKKLSQSKSQESQEAGSKDTPPATTPAPLPPVPIGTPPRQYKFVKSNSLARLLGNTYNAKKFEKQEQKRLASGSEGGKFNTYSGRRGRAGPYLERFKRVSKEDGDVAGEDDTVRVTNVITLTTDSRDLLYGSRQEHVGRTGGYDQNDQLTSKAYRTLTRSLGKLWRRTHSVDISTPDPEFKVSYLGNVLTGWAKAGEGCVEKQLNTLWRNYTQHSKPDVIMRLKVCASGLKATTRQHGLTEYWAHRITYCCAPKNYPRVFCWIYRHEGRKLKHELRCHAVLCSKEKIAQDICDTLRENLESALREFKREKILKQNARLSLANAVYDNPSLPRRKIMLSVGGNNYRPPLERSKSAPKLMAIEEAIGEEEGDEIEDTNEPEMMPCCQKDSLYPAMTLGRRRCRRGHSIRRTGKIQASSPCCSSHMAQELPEEDTKQMAAASSPANDGSDSDDFEKLLKFDTTLSNELLPYFDMQLHKNSSQSMVSLSELKEEEGEPLSLLPTINSDPSADPEADYNAEDHDVSAPRRSGVCSDGEEDFLDDADDHYFRHAAMLTMLHRSSMRKMRAADQGSLKYRHQTQSSISSNASSSTTASTSAAAGGGSAQQGLASPDSDEGSISSGCETASTVTNANHEEYNGKRDSDPGQLEQSQDLELEQAQVLEQMMIYQRLEQQLRNNSGDATNYSSSSSITLKRSNSGSDKQERSDHPDDDNSDSDESGYVEFQEKERPGQQPLISEANVTLAKIATVKPQIPPKPAPRRSLSLNAVATTGASAGSSAGKAPGTAV; via the exons ATGGCAGCCAGCAACGGTAGCAAATCCCCCATGGAGCTCGATGCCGCGGGTTGTGATGAGGTGGACTTCATAGTGGCCAcgcacaacaataacaacgatTACGAGGATTTGGGCAGCGTGAGTCAGGCGGTGATCAACACcaaagtagcagcagcagcagcaacaaccgcagcagcaacagcagcagcaacaaacgcagcagcgacaactgcagcagcagcagcaacatgcacagcagcaacaccaaacAACGAACCAAACAGCAACACCCTGAAGAAAGCCAAGGAGCGCCGCACCCTCTTCCATTtcgggagcagcagcagcaagaagcTGAGTCAGAGCAAGTCACAGGAGAGCCAGGAGGCGGGCAGCAAGGATACTCCTCCGGCGACCACGCCTGCTCCCCTGCCGCCGGTGCCAATTGGAACGCCACCGCGCCAGTACAAGTTCGTGAAGAGCAACAGCTTGGCCAGACTGCTGGGCAACACCTACAATGCCAAGAAGTTcgagaagcaggagcagaagcgtCTGGCCTCCGGATCCGAGGGCGGCAAGTTCAACACCTACAGCGGGAGGCGTGGTCGCGCGGGTCCCTACCTGGAGCGATTCAAGCGGGTGTCCAAGGAGGACGGCGATGTGGCCGGCGAGGATGACACCGTGAGGGTCACGAACGTCATTACCCTGACCACGGACTCGCGCGATCTGCTCTACGGCAGCCGGCAGGAACATGTGGGTCGCACTGGGGGCTATGACCAGAACGATCAGCTCACCTCCAAGGCGTATCGCACGCTCACCCGGAGCTTGGGCAAACTCTGGAGGCGCACACACAGCGTGGATATCAGCACACCCGATCCGGAGTTCAAGGTCTCCTACCTGGGCAACGTCCTGACCGGCTGGGCCAAGG CAGGTGAGGGTTGTGTGGAGAAGCAGCTGAACACGCTGTGGCGCAACTACACGCAGCACTCCAAGCCGGACGTGATCATGCGCCTGAAGGTGTGCGCCTCCGGCTTGAAGGCCACCACCCGGCAGCACGGACTCACGGAGTACTGGGCCCACAGGATCACCTATTGCTGTGCACCGAAGAACTATCCGCGGGTCTTCTGCTGGATCTACCGCCACGAGGGCAGGAAGCTGAAGCACGAGCTTCGCTGCCATGCGGTGCTCTGCAGCAAGGAGAAGATCGCCCAGGACATTTGCGATACCCTGCGG GAAAACCTGGAGAGCGCTTTGCGCGAATTTAAGCGTGAGAAAATTCTGAAGCAAAACGCTCGCCTGAGTTTGGCCAACGCCGTCTACGACAATCCGAGCTTGCCGCGCCGCAAGATCATGCTGAGTGTGGGCGGCAACAACTACAGACCGCCGCTGGAACGCTCCAAGTCGGCGCCCAAGCTGATGGCCATCGAGGAGGCCATTGGCGAGGAGGAGGGCGATGAGATCGAGGACACCAATGAGCCGGAGATGATGCCGTGCTGTCAGAAGGATTCCCTCTATCCGGCCATGACGCTGGGCCGACGTCGTTGTCGTCGCGGGCACTCCATTCGGCGAACGGGCAAGATTCAGGCCTCCTCGCCCTGCTGCAGTTCGCACATGGCGCAGGAGTTGCCGGAGGAGGATACCAAGCAGATGGCGGCGGCGAGCAGTCCCGCCAATGATGGCTCTGATTCGGATGACTTTGAGAAGCTGCTGAAGTTCGATACGACTTTGAGCAATGAGTTGTTGCCGTACTTCGACATGCAGCTGCACAAGAACAGCAGCCAGAGCATGGTGAGCCTGAGCGAActcaaggaggaggagggcgaACCGCTGAGCCTTCTGCCCACCATTAACAGCGATCCCAGCGCCGATCCGGAGGCGGACTACAATGCCGAGGATCACGATGTGAGCGCGCCGCGACGCAGTGGAGTTTGCAGCGACGGCGAGGAGGACTTTCTGGACGATGCGGACGACCATTACTTCCGGCATGCGGCCATGCTGACCATGCTGCACCGCAGTTCGATGCGAAAGATGCGGGCGGCCGATCAGGGGAGTCTCAAGTACCGCCACCAGACGCAGTCCTCAATCTCCTCCAACGCGTCCAGCTCGACGACGGCCAGCACTTCGGCGGCAGCGGGCGGTGGATCCGCCCAACAGGGTCTGGCCAGTCCGGACAGCGACGAGGGATCCATATCCAGCGGCTGCGAGACGGCCAGCACAGTCACAAATGCCAACCACGAGGAGTACAACGGCAAGCGGGATAGTGATCCCGGCCAGCTGGAGCAGTCGCAGGacttggagctggagcaggcgCAAGTGCTGGAGCAGATGATGATCTACCAAAgactggagcagcagctgcgcaACAACAGCGGCGATGCCACCAATTACAGCAGCTCGAGCAGCATCACCCTGAAGCGCAGCAATTCCGGCAGCGACAAGCAGGAGAGGAGCGACCATCCGGATGACGacaacagcgacagcgacgAGAGCGGCTACGTGGAGTTCCAGGAGAAGGAGCGCCCGGGTCAGCAACCGCTGATCAGCGAGGCCAACGTGACGCTGGCCAAGATTGCGACCGTCAAGCCGCAGATACCACCAAAGCCGGCTCCACGTCGTTCGCTCAGTCTCAACGCGGTGGCCACCACCGGCGCTTCGGCGGGCTCATCCGCTGGCAAGGCACCGGGCACCGCCGTCTGA
- the LOC122620111 gene encoding uncharacterized protein LOC122620111 isoform X2, with product MAASNGSKSPMELDAAGCDEVDFIVATHNNNNDYEDLGSVSQAVINTKVAAAAATTAAATAAATNAAATTAAAAATCTAATPNNEPNSNTLKKAKERRTLFHFGSSSSKKLSQSKSQESQEAGSKDTPPATTPAPLPPVPIGTPPRQYKFVKSNSLARLLGNTYNAKKFEKQEQKRLASGSEGGKFNTYSGRRGRAGPYLERFKRVSKEDGDVAGEDDTVRVTNVITLTTDSRDLLYGSRQEHVGRTGGYDQNDQLTSKAYRTLTRSLGKLWRRTHSVDISTPDPEFKVSYLGNVLTGWAKGEGCVEKQLNTLWRNYTQHSKPDVIMRLKVCASGLKATTRQHGLTEYWAHRITYCCAPKNYPRVFCWIYRHEGRKLKHELRCHAVLCSKEKIAQDICDTLRENLESALREFKREKILKQNARLSLANAVYDNPSLPRRKIMLSVGGNNYRPPLERSKSAPKLMAIEEAIGEEEGDEIEDTNEPEMMPCCQKDSLYPAMTLGRRRCRRGHSIRRTGKIQASSPCCSSHMAQELPEEDTKQMAAASSPANDGSDSDDFEKLLKFDTTLSNELLPYFDMQLHKNSSQSMVSLSELKEEEGEPLSLLPTINSDPSADPEADYNAEDHDVSAPRRSGVCSDGEEDFLDDADDHYFRHAAMLTMLHRSSMRKMRAADQGSLKYRHQTQSSISSNASSSTTASTSAAAGGGSAQQGLASPDSDEGSISSGCETASTVTNANHEEYNGKRDSDPGQLEQSQDLELEQAQVLEQMMIYQRLEQQLRNNSGDATNYSSSSSITLKRSNSGSDKQERSDHPDDDNSDSDESGYVEFQEKERPGQQPLISEANVTLAKIATVKPQIPPKPAPRRSLSLNAVATTGASAGSSAGKAPGTAV from the exons ATGGCAGCCAGCAACGGTAGCAAATCCCCCATGGAGCTCGATGCCGCGGGTTGTGATGAGGTGGACTTCATAGTGGCCAcgcacaacaataacaacgatTACGAGGATTTGGGCAGCGTGAGTCAGGCGGTGATCAACACcaaagtagcagcagcagcagcaacaaccgcagcagcaacagcagcagcaacaaacgcagcagcgacaactgcagcagcagcagcaacatgcacagcagcaacaccaaacAACGAACCAAACAGCAACACCCTGAAGAAAGCCAAGGAGCGCCGCACCCTCTTCCATTtcgggagcagcagcagcaagaagcTGAGTCAGAGCAAGTCACAGGAGAGCCAGGAGGCGGGCAGCAAGGATACTCCTCCGGCGACCACGCCTGCTCCCCTGCCGCCGGTGCCAATTGGAACGCCACCGCGCCAGTACAAGTTCGTGAAGAGCAACAGCTTGGCCAGACTGCTGGGCAACACCTACAATGCCAAGAAGTTcgagaagcaggagcagaagcgtCTGGCCTCCGGATCCGAGGGCGGCAAGTTCAACACCTACAGCGGGAGGCGTGGTCGCGCGGGTCCCTACCTGGAGCGATTCAAGCGGGTGTCCAAGGAGGACGGCGATGTGGCCGGCGAGGATGACACCGTGAGGGTCACGAACGTCATTACCCTGACCACGGACTCGCGCGATCTGCTCTACGGCAGCCGGCAGGAACATGTGGGTCGCACTGGGGGCTATGACCAGAACGATCAGCTCACCTCCAAGGCGTATCGCACGCTCACCCGGAGCTTGGGCAAACTCTGGAGGCGCACACACAGCGTGGATATCAGCACACCCGATCCGGAGTTCAAGGTCTCCTACCTGGGCAACGTCCTGACCGGCTGGGCCAAGG GTGAGGGTTGTGTGGAGAAGCAGCTGAACACGCTGTGGCGCAACTACACGCAGCACTCCAAGCCGGACGTGATCATGCGCCTGAAGGTGTGCGCCTCCGGCTTGAAGGCCACCACCCGGCAGCACGGACTCACGGAGTACTGGGCCCACAGGATCACCTATTGCTGTGCACCGAAGAACTATCCGCGGGTCTTCTGCTGGATCTACCGCCACGAGGGCAGGAAGCTGAAGCACGAGCTTCGCTGCCATGCGGTGCTCTGCAGCAAGGAGAAGATCGCCCAGGACATTTGCGATACCCTGCGG GAAAACCTGGAGAGCGCTTTGCGCGAATTTAAGCGTGAGAAAATTCTGAAGCAAAACGCTCGCCTGAGTTTGGCCAACGCCGTCTACGACAATCCGAGCTTGCCGCGCCGCAAGATCATGCTGAGTGTGGGCGGCAACAACTACAGACCGCCGCTGGAACGCTCCAAGTCGGCGCCCAAGCTGATGGCCATCGAGGAGGCCATTGGCGAGGAGGAGGGCGATGAGATCGAGGACACCAATGAGCCGGAGATGATGCCGTGCTGTCAGAAGGATTCCCTCTATCCGGCCATGACGCTGGGCCGACGTCGTTGTCGTCGCGGGCACTCCATTCGGCGAACGGGCAAGATTCAGGCCTCCTCGCCCTGCTGCAGTTCGCACATGGCGCAGGAGTTGCCGGAGGAGGATACCAAGCAGATGGCGGCGGCGAGCAGTCCCGCCAATGATGGCTCTGATTCGGATGACTTTGAGAAGCTGCTGAAGTTCGATACGACTTTGAGCAATGAGTTGTTGCCGTACTTCGACATGCAGCTGCACAAGAACAGCAGCCAGAGCATGGTGAGCCTGAGCGAActcaaggaggaggagggcgaACCGCTGAGCCTTCTGCCCACCATTAACAGCGATCCCAGCGCCGATCCGGAGGCGGACTACAATGCCGAGGATCACGATGTGAGCGCGCCGCGACGCAGTGGAGTTTGCAGCGACGGCGAGGAGGACTTTCTGGACGATGCGGACGACCATTACTTCCGGCATGCGGCCATGCTGACCATGCTGCACCGCAGTTCGATGCGAAAGATGCGGGCGGCCGATCAGGGGAGTCTCAAGTACCGCCACCAGACGCAGTCCTCAATCTCCTCCAACGCGTCCAGCTCGACGACGGCCAGCACTTCGGCGGCAGCGGGCGGTGGATCCGCCCAACAGGGTCTGGCCAGTCCGGACAGCGACGAGGGATCCATATCCAGCGGCTGCGAGACGGCCAGCACAGTCACAAATGCCAACCACGAGGAGTACAACGGCAAGCGGGATAGTGATCCCGGCCAGCTGGAGCAGTCGCAGGacttggagctggagcaggcgCAAGTGCTGGAGCAGATGATGATCTACCAAAgactggagcagcagctgcgcaACAACAGCGGCGATGCCACCAATTACAGCAGCTCGAGCAGCATCACCCTGAAGCGCAGCAATTCCGGCAGCGACAAGCAGGAGAGGAGCGACCATCCGGATGACGacaacagcgacagcgacgAGAGCGGCTACGTGGAGTTCCAGGAGAAGGAGCGCCCGGGTCAGCAACCGCTGATCAGCGAGGCCAACGTGACGCTGGCCAAGATTGCGACCGTCAAGCCGCAGATACCACCAAAGCCGGCTCCACGTCGTTCGCTCAGTCTCAACGCGGTGGCCACCACCGGCGCTTCGGCGGGCTCATCCGCTGGCAAGGCACCGGGCACCGCCGTCTGA
- the LOC122620113 gene encoding gamma-interferon-inducible lysosomal thiol reductase isoform X1, translated as MNRLSVNIILSFMLSLLIWQTLTYYSILEKLCQEIREQLKLNMKGLHITLLYESLCPDSRNFMHQLGPVYEEFEDYIDILLVPFGKSQSERNGAIFHCQHGPAECKGNRLQSCVINSTGNQAAQVKFVVCQMLAPDYSRIDQCANEAGLLTDVVHCLSSETGTKLQLQAELVTKQYSPSFIPTIVYNGVFDQQLQDHSLRDFRGTVCYMLRQQNLLPSGSTICQ; from the exons ATGAACAGACTGAGTGTGAATATAATACTATCCTTTATGCTGTCTCTTCTGATATGGCAGACCCTCACATATTACTCGATACTTGAAAAACTATGCCAAGAAATAAGAGAACAGCTTAAGTTAAATATGAAAGGG CTGCACATCACCCTCCTTTACGAGTCCTTGTGCCCGGACAGCAGGAACTTCATGCACCAGCTGGGACCCGTTTACGAGGAGTTTGAGGACTACATCGATATCCTCCTTGTGCCCTTTGGCAAGTCCCAGTCGGAGCGCAATGGAGCCATCTTCCACTGCCAGCACGGACCGGCTGAGTGCAAGGGCAATCGCCTCCAGAGTTGCGTCATCAACAGCACCGGAAACCAGGCGGCACAGGTGAAATTCGTGGTGTGCCAGATGCTGGCACCGGATTACTCCCGCATTGATCAG TGTGCCAATGAGGCGGGCCTGCTCACCGATGTGGTCCACTGCCTGTCCAGCGAGACGGGCAccaagctgcagctgcaggcggAGCTGGTGACCAAACAGTATAGTCCGAGCTTCATTCCCACCATCGTTTACAATGGC GTCTTCgatcagcagctgcaggaccATTCGCTGCGCGATTTCCGCGGCACGGTTTGCTATATGTTGCGTCAACAAAACTTGCTGCCCAGCGGCAGCACAATCTGCCAGTAG
- the LOC122622426 gene encoding spermidine synthase isoform X1: MDSLNNGWFSELQADLWPGQSFSLKVKEVIHKEKSKFQDIQIVETETYGRCLILDGIIQCTARDEFSYQEMISFLPLCAHPNPKKVLIVGGGDGGVAREVVKHPLVEEVHQVEIDDRVVELSKQYLPAMACGFANEKLKLTIGDGFDYMKKHKNEFDVIITDSSDPIGPAVSLFQESYYELMKHALKDDGIVCSQGGSFWLDLDYIKKTMSGCKEHFAKVSYAVTSVPSYPCGHIGFVMGSLNKEQDFATPKLGKSEIDALDLRYYSSEVHSAAFALPRWVQKHFYE, from the exons ATGGATTCCCTTAACAACGGATGGTTCAGCGAACTGCAGGCCGATCTCTGGCCTGGTCAGTCCTTCTCCCTGAAAGTCAAGGAGGTCATCCACAAGGAGAAGTCCAAGTTTCAGGACATCCAGATCGTTGAAAC CGAAACCTATGGAAGGTGCCTGATTCTGGATGGAATCATCCAGTGCACGGCCAGGGATGAGTTCTCGTACCAGGAAATGATATCCTTCCTGCCCCTCTGCgcccatcccaatcccaagaAGGTCCTAATCGTgggcggtggcgatggcggCGTTGCTCGCGAAGTGGTCAAGCATCCACTGGTCGAGGAAGTGCATCAGGTGGAAATCGACGACCGTGTCGTCGAGCTGTCCAAACAATACCTCCCGGCGATGGCCTGTGGATTCGCAAACGAGAAGTTGAAGCTGACCATTGGCGATGGATTCGACTACATGAAGAAGCACAAGAACGAATTTGATGTCATCATCACCGACAGCTCGGACCCAATTGGTCCGGCAGTGAGCCTGTTCCAGGAAAGCTACTACGAGCTAATGAAACACGCCCTGAAGGACGACGGAATCGTGTGCTCCCAGGGTGGTAGCTTCTGGCTGGACCTGGACTACATAAAGAAGACAATGTCGGGCTGCAAGGAGCACTTCGCTAAGGTGTCCTATGCCGTCACCTCCGTTCCGTCCTATCCCTGCGGCCACATTGGCTTCGTCATGGGCTCCCTGAACAAGGAGCAGGACTTTGCTACTCCCAAACTTGGAAAGTCCGAAATCGATGCCTTAGATCTTAGGTACTACTCCTCAGAGGTTCATTCCGCCGCCTTTGCCTTGCCTCGATGGGTGCAGAAGCACTTTTACGAATGA
- the LOC122620113 gene encoding GILT-like protein 1 isoform X2 — protein sequence MTKLATAASLLLLILSFGWAEPEEKPREKRQSNKLHITLLYESLCPDSRNFMHQLGPVYEEFEDYIDILLVPFGKSQSERNGAIFHCQHGPAECKGNRLQSCVINSTGNQAAQVKFVVCQMLAPDYSRIDQCANEAGLLTDVVHCLSSETGTKLQLQAELVTKQYSPSFIPTIVYNGVFDQQLQDHSLRDFRGTVCYMLRQQNLLPSGSTICQ from the exons ATGACGAAGTTGGCCACTGCCGCTAGCCTACTGCTCCTCATCCTCTCCTTCGGATGGGCTGAGCCCGAGGAGAAGCCCCGGGAGAAGCGCCAGTCGAACAAG CTGCACATCACCCTCCTTTACGAGTCCTTGTGCCCGGACAGCAGGAACTTCATGCACCAGCTGGGACCCGTTTACGAGGAGTTTGAGGACTACATCGATATCCTCCTTGTGCCCTTTGGCAAGTCCCAGTCGGAGCGCAATGGAGCCATCTTCCACTGCCAGCACGGACCGGCTGAGTGCAAGGGCAATCGCCTCCAGAGTTGCGTCATCAACAGCACCGGAAACCAGGCGGCACAGGTGAAATTCGTGGTGTGCCAGATGCTGGCACCGGATTACTCCCGCATTGATCAG TGTGCCAATGAGGCGGGCCTGCTCACCGATGTGGTCCACTGCCTGTCCAGCGAGACGGGCAccaagctgcagctgcaggcggAGCTGGTGACCAAACAGTATAGTCCGAGCTTCATTCCCACCATCGTTTACAATGGC GTCTTCgatcagcagctgcaggaccATTCGCTGCGCGATTTCCGCGGCACGGTTTGCTATATGTTGCGTCAACAAAACTTGCTGCCCAGCGGCAGCACAATCTGCCAGTAG